One window of Pelobates fuscus isolate aPelFus1 chromosome 9, aPelFus1.pri, whole genome shotgun sequence genomic DNA carries:
- the WDR13 gene encoding WD repeat-containing protein 13, which yields MAAVWQQVLAVDARYNAYRTPAHPQFRTQYIRRRSQLLRENAKAGYEPLFRRQYLKVRSQLLAQRYGPLSEQSSFRAHSNSIRSSRTTLDRMEDLEEEPRSQGSRGHRRSVSRGSYQLQAQMNRVAQEDRAPGSVVPTPLAEASRAMAGDTTLSENYAFAGMYHIFDQHVDQAVPKVQFANDDRHLLACCSLDGTISVCQLVPTPPAVLQTLRGHTAPVSDFAWSLSNDIIVSTSLDGSMRIWNAHQGRCIRHIPDPDAAQMLCCIFQPINNNLTVVGNGKHNLHVMNISTGKKVKGGSSKLTGRVLSLSFDSAGRILWAGDDRGSIYSFLFDMATGKLTKAKRLVVSEGSAITSISARSWISREARDPSLLVNACINKLLLYRVVDNEGTLQLKRTFPIQQTAHPVRSIFCPLMSFRQGACVVTGSEDLCVYFFDVERATKAIVNKLQGHSAAVLGVSFNCDESLLASSDAKGMVIIWKREQK from the exons gtaCAATGCTTATCGCACCCCTGCTCACCCTCAGTTCCGCACACAGTACATCCGTCGGCGCAGCCAGCTCCTTCGGGAGAATGCTAAAGCTGGATATGAGCCACTGTTTCGCCGCCAGTACCTGAAAGTGCGCAGCCAGCTCTTGGCTCAGCGTTACGGACCCTTGTCTGAGCAGAGTAGTTTTCGAGCTCATAGTAACAGCATCCGCAGCTCACGTACTACATTGGACCGCATGGAA GATTTAGAAGAGGAGCCTCGTTCTCAGGGGTCTCGGGGCCACAGGCGGTCAGTCAGTCGGGGTTCTTACCAGCTGCAGGCACAGATGAATCGTGTGGCCCAAGAGGACAG GGCACCAGGGAGTGTGGTGCCAACCCCCCTGGCAGAAGCAAGCAGAGCAATGGCTGGTGACACCACCCTCAGTGAGAACTATGCTTTTGCCGGCATGTACCATATCTTTGACCAACACGTGGATCAGGCTG TGCCCAAGGTCCAGTTTGCCAATGATGACCGACATCTTCTGGCTTGCTGCTCTCTGGATGGAACCATCTCTGTATGTCAGCTTGTACCCACTCCGCCAGCCGTGCTGCAGACTCTGCGTGGCCACACAGCTCCTGTCAGTGACTTTGCTTGGTCCTTGTCCAATGACATCATTGTGTCCACCTCTCTAGATGGCAGTATGCGTATCTGGAATGCACACCAGGGGCGCTGCATCCGCCATATTCCTGACCCAGATGCTGCCCAAATGCTGTGCTGCATCTTTCAGCCAATCAACAACAACCTTACAGTG GTCGGTAATGGGAAGCACAATCTCCACGTGATGAATATTTCCACTGGTAAAAAGGTTAAAGGTGGCAGCAGTAAACTCACAGGGCGCGTTCTGTCTCTGTCCTTTGATTCAGCGGGACGCATTCTATGGGCAGGCGATGACCGTGGCAGCATCTATTCCTTCCTCTTTGACATGGCCACAG GTAAACTGACAAAGGCTAAACGACTGGTTGTATCAGAAGGCAGCGCCATCACCAGCATCTCTGCCCGGTCCTGGATCAGTCGTGAGGCCAGAGATCCCTCGCTACTTGTAAACGCCTGTATTAACAAGCTGCTTCTTTACAG GGTAGTGGATAATGAGGGGACATTACAGCTAAAAAGGACCTTTCCCATCCAGCAAACGGCTCACCCAGTACGCAGTATCTTCTGTCCACTCATGTCCTTCAGACAGGGCGCCTGCGTCG TGACTGGGAGTGAAGATTTATGTGTTTACTTCTTCGATGTAGAACGTGCAACAAAAGCCATTGTTAACAAACTCCAAGGACACAGTGCGGCTGTATTGGGTGTCAGCTTCAACTGTGATGAAAGCCTCCTGGCCTCCAGTGATGCTAAGGGCATGGTCATTATCTGGAAGCGCGAGCAGAAGTAG